GGGCGAGGCGGTCGGCTACCGGAAACACCGGCCCGTCGCCCAGCTCGATGTCCAGCACGGCGGCGTCAAAGCGCTGGTAAACCAAGGTGCCGAGCGCGTCAGTGACCGAGTACGCCGGCACCACGTCATAACCGGCCTGGCTGAGCACTTCGACGAACAACCGGGACACGTCGATCTCGTCTTCCACGACCAGAACAACGCCACGCGAAGGGGGAATGCGCACACTACCGTTCA
This is a stretch of genomic DNA from Stenotrophomonas rhizophila. It encodes these proteins:
- a CDS encoding response regulator; this encodes MEDEIDVSRLFVEVLSQAGYDVVPAYSVTDALGTLVYQRFDAAVLDIELGDGPVFPVADRLARTGTPFLFASAVYIQMVPKQHQGVPFIGKPFNINELVARVEDAVERGRNGPPSNRAAD